A DNA window from Mus caroli chromosome 8, CAROLI_EIJ_v1.1, whole genome shotgun sequence contains the following coding sequences:
- the Prr36 gene encoding proline-rich protein 36 isoform X1 has protein sequence MVCSDWFRTWDTKPPPVFLSRCGMDKRDSVKSGTAPRMPASRPPGLLTPRPPSGSARPPPPVTTAALRVLEANGAMGRRPLVERAPGVCKAALPQTSKAALPQTTIHGAPARSAGAGLRSPANRPPASGKGERAPMKTSGQGSISSPGRASSGIARPGPVVQKRLQPPTKEPSVRGKTPEMPKRNTLNSGTRRVLSADSLGPTSGAPSPAITRRSRAPATEVGLPQPAPSARQRPLTTEAARKPGSSASEPSATELSPAIRRRSVAGGSLQKPVSRSLIPSATPQLSPSRSGVSPRVTPRAPAHTSQLKSKGQQALHPTQTTVPRKNKPSVQSLIPASSSVTPAPPGASSVQGPDDPSQTTLPPSPPATPPLPASLQLLQAQASSQAMPHSQSGQGSPSPPPLSLQNLPSTSATPPLLAPPTSLDTDEASDSPPPKAVISSSPPPLIQNMPPNQASSSATLPQETLSATPFSPAPISLATPPPQLLPSPPISPQNLPTPLVTSSQLPLSTPFRANFSESPPLPQATLANRTTPSLQDPLFLAISPPVSSSTSISPPLLASSVVTPSLRLPPSQTSPTSQASLLTLPPSLASSPQPATPPPLALSPLSTQLSMGSPSLQASPSFLPTPPMQPRALPSPPLQAPPVTYPLPLSSPSASPPLPALLSPPASPPLEGPLSPSASPSSPLATPPPEAPPSLGSPTLSPLATPPPQAPPLALPPLPASTSSLDTATCFPQGPLLALPPLQTSPSPLTIPCPQTPPSLALPSLQSPSSPLVTATHPLQIPLVVLPTLQTPPSPLTTFPPGAPPGLTSPVVQPPSPPASPPLQAPRRPPTPGPDVPITGPRLTLALAPAPPPPPSRSPSSTLSGPDLAGHSSSATSTPEELRGYDSGPEGCATISPAPDADLAACHPASWSRSSAPQLAVRGTPGVPLPWPPTAGPGSSDGLCTIYEAEGPESVAPTPGSLDVEPEPMPGSGSAKVTAADCAGASSRSPKSARLGELPLGALQASVVQHLLSRTLLLAAAEGAAVGCEGSSGGSGVGGVSGGSRAPLSDAELGRWAELLSPLDESRASITSVTSFSPDDVASPQGDWTVVEVETFH, from the exons ATGGTTTGTAGTGATTGGTTCAGGACCTGGGATACCAAGCCTCCCCCTGTCTTCCTCAGTAGGTGCGGTATGGACAAGAGGGATAGCGTCAAATCAGGAACTGCCCCGCGAATGCCGGCTTCACGACCCCCTGGCCTTCTGACCCCTAGGCCTCCTTCTGGGTCCGCTCGACCTCCTCCCCCTGTGACCACTGCTGCCCTTCGAGTCTTGGAAGCAAACGGAGCTATGGGGCGAAGGCCCCTGGTGGAGCGAGCCCCAGGCGTCTGCAAAGCCGCTCTTCCACAGACCAGCAAAGCTGCTCTTCCCCAGACCACTATTCACGGGGCACCAGCGCGCAGTGCTGGGGCAGGTCTTCGTAGCCCAG CCAACAGGCCcccagcttctgggaaaggagagagggccCCTATGAAGACCTCTGGCCAGGGCTCTATTTCTAGCCCCGGGCGTGCCAGCAGTGGGATTGCCAG ACCAGGCCCTGTTGTCCAGAAGAGACTCCAACCTCCGACTAAGGAACCCTCGGTCAGAGGTAAAACACCAGAGATGCCCAAAAGGAATACTCTGAACTCTGGAACACGAAGAG TTTTGTCTGCAGATTCTTTAGGGCCCACCTCAGGagccccctcccctgccatcACCCGTCGGTCCAGGGCCCCAGCTACAGAGGTGGGACTTCCTCAACCAGCTCCCAGTGCCAGACAGCGTCCTCTGACCACCGAGGCAGCCAGAAAACCTGGGAGCAGTGCTTCTGAACCCAGTGCCACGGAGCTGAGCCCAGCCATTAGGAGACGCTCTGTTGCTGGTGGCAGCCTGCAAAAGCCGGTCTCACGTTCCCTGATCCCCAGTGCTACTCCTCAGCTCTCCCCATCCCGTTCCGGGGTCTCACCACGTGTAACCCCACGGGCTCCTGCGCATACCTCGCAGCTCAAGTCGAAAGGGCAGCAAGCTCTGCACCCAACCCAGACCACAGTCCCAAGGAAGAACAAGCCCTCTGTACAGAGCCTGATTCCTGCTTCATCTTCAGTCACGCCCGCTCCACCTGGTGCTTCCTCTGTCCAGGGCCCAGATGATCCCTCGCAAACcacacttcctccctctcctcccgcCACCCCGCCTCTACCTGCTTCTCTTCAACTACTCCAAGCACAAGCCTCTTCACAGGCAATGCCCCATTCACAGTCTGGACAAGGCTCACCATCACCGCCGCCTCTTTCTCTGCAGAACCTCCCCTCTACATCAGCCACACCCCCATTGCTAGCTCCACCCACATCTCTGGATACTGACGAGGCCTCTGACTCACCCCCACCGAAAGCTGTAATCTCTTCATCGCCCCCTCCCCTTATACAGAATATGCCCCCTAACCAGGCTTCTTCTTCAGCAACGCTCCCTCAGGAGACTCTCTCGGCCACgcctttctcacctgctcctaTATCTCtagccacacctcctccacaaCTCCTTCCTTCTCCGCCAATTTCCCCGCAGAATTTGCCCACTCCCCTTGTCACATCTTCTCAGTTGCCTCTCTCCACTCCTTTCCGGGCCAACTTTTCTGagtctcctccccttccccaggccACGCTCGCTAATCGAACCACGCCGTCTTTGCAAGACCCTCTGTTTCTGGCCATTTCTCCTCCAGTTTCTTCGTCTACCTCCATCTCACCACCTCTGCTTGCCTCTTCCGTGGTCACGCCTTCTCTGAGGCTCCCACCTTCTCAGACTTCGCCCACTTCACAGGCCTCTTTGTTGACCTTGCCGCCCTCACTGGCCTCCTCGCCCCAGCCAGCCACGCCTCCTCCTTTGGCCTTGTCCCCTCTATCCACCCAACTCTCTATGGGCTCACCCTCTTTGCAGGcctctccttctttcttgccTACCCCCCCTATGCAGCCACGCGCTCTACCCTCGCCTCCTTTGCAGGCACCTCCTGTTACATACCCCTTGCCTCTTTCCTCACCCTCTGCCTCACCCCCTCTGCCcgctcttctctcccctcctgcctcacctcctctGGAGGGCCCTCTTTCTCCCTCAGCCTCACCTTCGTCTCCCTTAGCAACTCCCCCTCCAGAAGCCCCACCTTCACTGGGCTCACCCACTCTTTCACCCCTGGCCACGCCCCCTCCGCAAGCCCCACCTCTGGCTTTGCCCCCTCTGCCAGCTTCCACCTCTTCCCTGGACACAGCCACATGTTTTCCACAGGGTCCTCTCTTGGCTTTGCCTCCTCTACaaacctctccttctcctctgacaaTACCCTGTCCGCAGACCCCACCTTCTCTGGCCTTGCCCTCACTgcagtctccctcctccccattggTCACAGCCACACACCCCCTACAGATTCCCCTTGTGGTTTTACCTACTTTACAGacccctccttctcccctgacCACTTTCCCTCCGGGGGCCCCGCCTGGCCTGACCTCGCCCGTTGTtcagcctccttctcctcctgcctcaccaccacTACAAGCCCCTCGTCGACCCCCGACCCCGGGTCCAGATGTCCCTATCACAGGTCCACGGCTGACCCTGGCGCTggcccctgccccgcccccgcccccctcGCGAAGCCCGTCCAGTACGCTGAGTGGCCCGGACCTGGCAGGTCACAGCAGTAGTGCCACGAGCACACCAGAGGAGCTCCGCGGCTACGATAGCGGGCCCGAGGGCTGTGCTACAATCTCCCCGGCCCCGGACGCGGACCTAGCTGCCTGCCACCCGGCTTCCTGGAGTCGAAGTTCTGCTCCACAGTTAGCAGTACGCGGCACTCCAG GAGTTCCCCTGCCATGGCCTCCCACTGCTGGCCCAGGTTCCTCTGATGGCCTGTGCACCATCTACGAAGCTGAAGGACCAGAGTCGGTGGCCCCCACCCCTGGATCCCTAGATGTGGAGCCAGAACCGATGCCTGGCTCTGGCAGTGCGAAGGTGACTGCTGCAGACTGTGCAGGAGCATCCTCAAGAAGCCCAAAGTCGGCTCGCCTTGGCGAGCTGCCCCTGGGGGCGCTTCAGGCGAGCGTCGTGCAGCACCTGCTAAGCCGGACACTGCTGCTAGCGGCCGCAGAAGGTGCAGCTGTGGGCTGTGAAGGCAGTTCAGGAGGCTCAGGGGTGGGTGGTGTCTCGGGAGGATCCCGGGCTCCGCTCAGCGATGCTGAATTGGGCCGCTGGGCCGAACTGCTGTCTCCCTTGGACGAGTCTCGTGCCAGCATCACTTCGGTCACCAGCTTCTCCCCAGATGATGTGGCCTCCCCACAGGGTGACTGGACTGTGGTGGAAGTGGAGACTTTTCATTGA
- the Prr36 gene encoding proline-rich protein 36 isoform X2 — translation MDKRDSVKSGTAPRMPASRPPGLLTPRPPSGSARPPPPVTTAALRVLEANGAMGRRPLVERAPGVCKAALPQTSKAALPQTTIHGAPARSAGAGLRSPANRPPASGKGERAPMKTSGQGSISSPGRASSGIARPGPVVQKRLQPPTKEPSVRGKTPEMPKRNTLNSGTRRVLSADSLGPTSGAPSPAITRRSRAPATEVGLPQPAPSARQRPLTTEAARKPGSSASEPSATELSPAIRRRSVAGGSLQKPVSRSLIPSATPQLSPSRSGVSPRVTPRAPAHTSQLKSKGQQALHPTQTTVPRKNKPSVQSLIPASSSVTPAPPGASSVQGPDDPSQTTLPPSPPATPPLPASLQLLQAQASSQAMPHSQSGQGSPSPPPLSLQNLPSTSATPPLLAPPTSLDTDEASDSPPPKAVISSSPPPLIQNMPPNQASSSATLPQETLSATPFSPAPISLATPPPQLLPSPPISPQNLPTPLVTSSQLPLSTPFRANFSESPPLPQATLANRTTPSLQDPLFLAISPPVSSSTSISPPLLASSVVTPSLRLPPSQTSPTSQASLLTLPPSLASSPQPATPPPLALSPLSTQLSMGSPSLQASPSFLPTPPMQPRALPSPPLQAPPVTYPLPLSSPSASPPLPALLSPPASPPLEGPLSPSASPSSPLATPPPEAPPSLGSPTLSPLATPPPQAPPLALPPLPASTSSLDTATCFPQGPLLALPPLQTSPSPLTIPCPQTPPSLALPSLQSPSSPLVTATHPLQIPLVVLPTLQTPPSPLTTFPPGAPPGLTSPVVQPPSPPASPPLQAPRRPPTPGPDVPITGPRLTLALAPAPPPPPSRSPSSTLSGPDLAGHSSSATSTPEELRGYDSGPEGCATISPAPDADLAACHPASWSRSSAPQLAVRGTPGVPLPWPPTAGPGSSDGLCTIYEAEGPESVAPTPGSLDVEPEPMPGSGSAKVTAADCAGASSRSPKSARLGELPLGALQASVVQHLLSRTLLLAAAEGAAVGCEGSSGGSGVGGVSGGSRAPLSDAELGRWAELLSPLDESRASITSVTSFSPDDVASPQGDWTVVEVETFH, via the exons ATGGACAAGAGGGATAGCGTCAAATCAGGAACTGCCCCGCGAATGCCGGCTTCACGACCCCCTGGCCTTCTGACCCCTAGGCCTCCTTCTGGGTCCGCTCGACCTCCTCCCCCTGTGACCACTGCTGCCCTTCGAGTCTTGGAAGCAAACGGAGCTATGGGGCGAAGGCCCCTGGTGGAGCGAGCCCCAGGCGTCTGCAAAGCCGCTCTTCCACAGACCAGCAAAGCTGCTCTTCCCCAGACCACTATTCACGGGGCACCAGCGCGCAGTGCTGGGGCAGGTCTTCGTAGCCCAG CCAACAGGCCcccagcttctgggaaaggagagagggccCCTATGAAGACCTCTGGCCAGGGCTCTATTTCTAGCCCCGGGCGTGCCAGCAGTGGGATTGCCAG ACCAGGCCCTGTTGTCCAGAAGAGACTCCAACCTCCGACTAAGGAACCCTCGGTCAGAGGTAAAACACCAGAGATGCCCAAAAGGAATACTCTGAACTCTGGAACACGAAGAG TTTTGTCTGCAGATTCTTTAGGGCCCACCTCAGGagccccctcccctgccatcACCCGTCGGTCCAGGGCCCCAGCTACAGAGGTGGGACTTCCTCAACCAGCTCCCAGTGCCAGACAGCGTCCTCTGACCACCGAGGCAGCCAGAAAACCTGGGAGCAGTGCTTCTGAACCCAGTGCCACGGAGCTGAGCCCAGCCATTAGGAGACGCTCTGTTGCTGGTGGCAGCCTGCAAAAGCCGGTCTCACGTTCCCTGATCCCCAGTGCTACTCCTCAGCTCTCCCCATCCCGTTCCGGGGTCTCACCACGTGTAACCCCACGGGCTCCTGCGCATACCTCGCAGCTCAAGTCGAAAGGGCAGCAAGCTCTGCACCCAACCCAGACCACAGTCCCAAGGAAGAACAAGCCCTCTGTACAGAGCCTGATTCCTGCTTCATCTTCAGTCACGCCCGCTCCACCTGGTGCTTCCTCTGTCCAGGGCCCAGATGATCCCTCGCAAACcacacttcctccctctcctcccgcCACCCCGCCTCTACCTGCTTCTCTTCAACTACTCCAAGCACAAGCCTCTTCACAGGCAATGCCCCATTCACAGTCTGGACAAGGCTCACCATCACCGCCGCCTCTTTCTCTGCAGAACCTCCCCTCTACATCAGCCACACCCCCATTGCTAGCTCCACCCACATCTCTGGATACTGACGAGGCCTCTGACTCACCCCCACCGAAAGCTGTAATCTCTTCATCGCCCCCTCCCCTTATACAGAATATGCCCCCTAACCAGGCTTCTTCTTCAGCAACGCTCCCTCAGGAGACTCTCTCGGCCACgcctttctcacctgctcctaTATCTCtagccacacctcctccacaaCTCCTTCCTTCTCCGCCAATTTCCCCGCAGAATTTGCCCACTCCCCTTGTCACATCTTCTCAGTTGCCTCTCTCCACTCCTTTCCGGGCCAACTTTTCTGagtctcctccccttccccaggccACGCTCGCTAATCGAACCACGCCGTCTTTGCAAGACCCTCTGTTTCTGGCCATTTCTCCTCCAGTTTCTTCGTCTACCTCCATCTCACCACCTCTGCTTGCCTCTTCCGTGGTCACGCCTTCTCTGAGGCTCCCACCTTCTCAGACTTCGCCCACTTCACAGGCCTCTTTGTTGACCTTGCCGCCCTCACTGGCCTCCTCGCCCCAGCCAGCCACGCCTCCTCCTTTGGCCTTGTCCCCTCTATCCACCCAACTCTCTATGGGCTCACCCTCTTTGCAGGcctctccttctttcttgccTACCCCCCCTATGCAGCCACGCGCTCTACCCTCGCCTCCTTTGCAGGCACCTCCTGTTACATACCCCTTGCCTCTTTCCTCACCCTCTGCCTCACCCCCTCTGCCcgctcttctctcccctcctgcctcacctcctctGGAGGGCCCTCTTTCTCCCTCAGCCTCACCTTCGTCTCCCTTAGCAACTCCCCCTCCAGAAGCCCCACCTTCACTGGGCTCACCCACTCTTTCACCCCTGGCCACGCCCCCTCCGCAAGCCCCACCTCTGGCTTTGCCCCCTCTGCCAGCTTCCACCTCTTCCCTGGACACAGCCACATGTTTTCCACAGGGTCCTCTCTTGGCTTTGCCTCCTCTACaaacctctccttctcctctgacaaTACCCTGTCCGCAGACCCCACCTTCTCTGGCCTTGCCCTCACTgcagtctccctcctccccattggTCACAGCCACACACCCCCTACAGATTCCCCTTGTGGTTTTACCTACTTTACAGacccctccttctcccctgacCACTTTCCCTCCGGGGGCCCCGCCTGGCCTGACCTCGCCCGTTGTtcagcctccttctcctcctgcctcaccaccacTACAAGCCCCTCGTCGACCCCCGACCCCGGGTCCAGATGTCCCTATCACAGGTCCACGGCTGACCCTGGCGCTggcccctgccccgcccccgcccccctcGCGAAGCCCGTCCAGTACGCTGAGTGGCCCGGACCTGGCAGGTCACAGCAGTAGTGCCACGAGCACACCAGAGGAGCTCCGCGGCTACGATAGCGGGCCCGAGGGCTGTGCTACAATCTCCCCGGCCCCGGACGCGGACCTAGCTGCCTGCCACCCGGCTTCCTGGAGTCGAAGTTCTGCTCCACAGTTAGCAGTACGCGGCACTCCAG GAGTTCCCCTGCCATGGCCTCCCACTGCTGGCCCAGGTTCCTCTGATGGCCTGTGCACCATCTACGAAGCTGAAGGACCAGAGTCGGTGGCCCCCACCCCTGGATCCCTAGATGTGGAGCCAGAACCGATGCCTGGCTCTGGCAGTGCGAAGGTGACTGCTGCAGACTGTGCAGGAGCATCCTCAAGAAGCCCAAAGTCGGCTCGCCTTGGCGAGCTGCCCCTGGGGGCGCTTCAGGCGAGCGTCGTGCAGCACCTGCTAAGCCGGACACTGCTGCTAGCGGCCGCAGAAGGTGCAGCTGTGGGCTGTGAAGGCAGTTCAGGAGGCTCAGGGGTGGGTGGTGTCTCGGGAGGATCCCGGGCTCCGCTCAGCGATGCTGAATTGGGCCGCTGGGCCGAACTGCTGTCTCCCTTGGACGAGTCTCGTGCCAGCATCACTTCGGTCACCAGCTTCTCCCCAGATGATGTGGCCTCCCCACAGGGTGACTGGACTGTGGTGGAAGTGGAGACTTTTCATTGA